The Cellulophaga sp. RHA19 genome includes the window AAAGAATACTCTAATTGCTTGTCTCGCCAGGTATCCATAAAAGATTTAGCTACATTTTTGTCAATTAGTTTTTCTAGTGAAGCAAGTACAGCAGATGTATTTATAAGAGTGCCGTAAACATCAAAAGCTAAAGTAAATTTCATAATTAGTTTTTTGCTAATTCAATTTTATTAACTGTAAACTCCATATCAGAAATATTTGCGGTTACCTCATTTATTCTAGAGTTGGTATAATATAAATATCCATTGTATATACTAAAGGTGTCTGCCCATTTTACAGCATCACCCTTAAGCAAAGTATGTGTGCTACCGTCTGGTTTACGATACATAATTTTATTGTGTTCTAAATCTGCGTAATATAAGTTTCCATTTTGGTCAAAAATCATTCCGTCAGGAGCAGATGTTTTAGCTTCAAAAGTTACTTCTTTTTCTAAAGCAACACTATCTTTTAAAATTAGTGAAGCAGTAGGTATGCTATATAAACTATAACCTGTAAGTGCATGGTAGTATAATTTATCATTTTTAGTATCTAAAGCAATCCCGTCAGAATTTACAGAATTTGTCCATTTTTTATCATCAAAAGTTAAAAAGCTAACTTCTGCCTCGGTAGAAGAGTGATTGTCTAAAACTCTAGTAAATTTCTCAGTATTTAAATCTAAAATTACGAGTCCAGAATTACCAGAATCTGTAAAGTAAATTTTGTTATTCTTTTTATCTAGTCGTAAATCATTAATATAAGAATTAGCGTGATAAGTGCCTTTATCCAAAATGTAAGTATGCTCTAATGTTTTGGAGTCTATATTAAATACAAAGATCCTAGGTGCATCTAGTACTTCTTGAAAAAGAGGACTTCTAGTATCTAAAACATAAATAAGGTTATCATAAACAACTACAGATTGCACACCAACAAATTTAGTAGCTTCTACTGTATCTCCAATTTCCCAAGAGTTCCACTCTTTGTTAGGAAAAGGCGAGTTAGAACCATTTGTTACTTCTACTACAGAATTATGAACTCCTTTCCTCCATCTGGGGAAATTTACAAAAACACGCCCATTATTGCTTACAGTTACACCAGTTACTTGCTGCCCTTTAAAAGTTGCTATTTGAGTAACTTTTG containing:
- a CDS encoding L-dopachrome tautomerase-related protein, giving the protein MKKLSYIIAISILFIACKEKPKDKVKSNVNKTEASISKVTQIATFKGQQVTGVTVSNNGRVFVNFPRWRKGVHNSVVEVTNGSNSPFPNKEWNSWEIGDTVEATKFVGVQSVVVYDNLIYVLDTRSPLFQEVLDAPRIFVFNIDSKTLEHTYILDKGTYHANSYINDLRLDKKNNKIYFTDSGNSGLVILDLNTEKFTRVLDNHSSTEAEVSFLTFDDKKWTNSVNSDGIALDTKNDKLYYHALTGYSLYSIPTASLILKDSVALEKEVTFEAKTSAPDGMIFDQNGNLYYADLEHNKIMYRKPDGSTHTLLKGDAVKWADTFSIYNGYLYYTNSRINEVTANISDMEFTVNKIELAKN